From one Sciurus carolinensis chromosome 9, mSciCar1.2, whole genome shotgun sequence genomic stretch:
- the Uba5 gene encoding ubiquitin-like modifier-activating enzyme 5 isoform X1 codes for MAESVERLQQRVQELERELAQERSRRALGGGDGAGGRTRIEKMSPEVVDSNPYSRLMALKRMGIVSDYEKIRTFAVAIVGVGGVGSVTAEMLTRCGIGKLLLFDYDKVELANMNRLFFQPHQAGLSKVQAAEHTLRNINPDVLFEVHNYNITTMENFQHFMERISHGGLEEGNSVDLVLSCVDNFEARMAINTACNELGQTWMESGVSENAVSGHIQLIIPGESACFACAPPLVVAANIDEKTLKREGVCAASLPTTMGVVAGILVQNVLKFLLNFGTVSFYLGYNAMQDFFPTMSMKPNPQCDDRNCRKQQEEYKKKVVLLPKPEAVQEEEEIIHEDNEWGIELVSEVSEEELKNSSGPIPDLPEGITVAYTIPKKQEDCVPEVTVEDSGESLEDLMAKMKNI; via the exons ATGGCCGAGTCGGTGGAGCGGCTGCAGCAGCGGgtgcaggagctggagagggaaCTTGCCCAGGAGAGAAGTCGGCGGGCCCTGGGTGGCGGCGACGGAGCGGGCGGCCGGACCCGCATCGAGAAGATGAGCCCGGAGGTGGTGGATTCCAATCCGTACAG ccGCCTGATGGCCTTGAAGCGAATGGGAATTGTAAGCGACTATGAG AAAATCCGTACCTTTGCTGTAGCAATAGTGGGTGTTGGTGGAGTTGGTAGTGTGACGGCTGAAATGCTGACAAGATGTGGCATTGGTAag ttgcTCCTCTTTGACTATGACAAAGTAGAACTGGCCAATATGAACAGACTTTTCTTCCAGCCTCATCAAGCAGGACTGAGTAAAGTTCAAGCAGCGGAACATACTTTGAG GAACATTAATCCTGATGTTCTTTTTGAAGTACATAACTATAATATAACCACAATGGAAAACTTTCAACATTTCATGGAGAGAATAAG TCATGGTGGGTtagaagaaggaaattctgttgaTCTAGTTCTTAGCTGTGTGGACAATTTTGAAGCTCGGATGGCAATAAATACA GCCTGTAATGAACTTGGACAAACATGGATGGAATCTGGGGTCAGTGAAAATGCAGTCTCGGGGCACATACAGCTTATAATTCCTGGAGAGTCTGCTTGTTTTGCG TGTGCACCACCACTTGTAGTTGCTGCAAATATTGATGAAAAGACTCTTAAACGAGAAGGTGTTTGTGCAGCCAGTCTTCCTACCACTATGGGAGTGGTGGCGGGGATCTTGGTACAAAATGTGTTAAA gTTTCTATTAAATTTTGGTACTGTTAGTTTTTACCTTGGATACAATGCAATgcaagatttttttcctactatGTCCATGAAGCCAAATCCTCAATGTGATGACAGAAATTGTAGGAAGCAGCAGGAAGAATACAAG AAAAAGGTAGTATTACTGCCCAAACCAGAGGCTGttcaagaagaggaagagataatACATGAGGATAATGAGTGGG GTATCGAGCTGGTATCTGAGGTTTCAGAAGAGGAATTGAAAAATTCTTCAGGTCCAATTCCTGACTTACCAGAAGGAATTACAGTGGCATACACAATTCCAAAAAAG CAAGAAGACTGTGTACCTGAAGTAACTGTAGAAGACTCTGGAGAAAGCTTGGAAGACCTCATGGCCAAGATGAAGAATATATAG
- the Uba5 gene encoding ubiquitin-like modifier-activating enzyme 5 isoform X2, translated as MNRLFFQPHQAGLSKVQAAEHTLRNINPDVLFEVHNYNITTMENFQHFMERISHGGLEEGNSVDLVLSCVDNFEARMAINTACNELGQTWMESGVSENAVSGHIQLIIPGESACFACAPPLVVAANIDEKTLKREGVCAASLPTTMGVVAGILVQNVLKFLLNFGTVSFYLGYNAMQDFFPTMSMKPNPQCDDRNCRKQQEEYKKKVVLLPKPEAVQEEEEIIHEDNEWGIELVSEVSEEELKNSSGPIPDLPEGITVAYTIPKKQEDCVPEVTVEDSGESLEDLMAKMKNI; from the exons ATGAACAGACTTTTCTTCCAGCCTCATCAAGCAGGACTGAGTAAAGTTCAAGCAGCGGAACATACTTTGAG GAACATTAATCCTGATGTTCTTTTTGAAGTACATAACTATAATATAACCACAATGGAAAACTTTCAACATTTCATGGAGAGAATAAG TCATGGTGGGTtagaagaaggaaattctgttgaTCTAGTTCTTAGCTGTGTGGACAATTTTGAAGCTCGGATGGCAATAAATACA GCCTGTAATGAACTTGGACAAACATGGATGGAATCTGGGGTCAGTGAAAATGCAGTCTCGGGGCACATACAGCTTATAATTCCTGGAGAGTCTGCTTGTTTTGCG TGTGCACCACCACTTGTAGTTGCTGCAAATATTGATGAAAAGACTCTTAAACGAGAAGGTGTTTGTGCAGCCAGTCTTCCTACCACTATGGGAGTGGTGGCGGGGATCTTGGTACAAAATGTGTTAAA gTTTCTATTAAATTTTGGTACTGTTAGTTTTTACCTTGGATACAATGCAATgcaagatttttttcctactatGTCCATGAAGCCAAATCCTCAATGTGATGACAGAAATTGTAGGAAGCAGCAGGAAGAATACAAG AAAAAGGTAGTATTACTGCCCAAACCAGAGGCTGttcaagaagaggaagagataatACATGAGGATAATGAGTGGG GTATCGAGCTGGTATCTGAGGTTTCAGAAGAGGAATTGAAAAATTCTTCAGGTCCAATTCCTGACTTACCAGAAGGAATTACAGTGGCATACACAATTCCAAAAAAG CAAGAAGACTGTGTACCTGAAGTAACTGTAGAAGACTCTGGAGAAAGCTTGGAAGACCTCATGGCCAAGATGAAGAATATATAG